A genomic stretch from Thermomonospora umbrina includes:
- a CDS encoding ABC1 kinase family protein, with protein sequence MSVERLLTVAGVFAGLARAEAARVVRARSLRSGESPDRPRAVREALERLGPFYVKVGQMLSTRPDIVSPATMAELARLHDNVSVAPFSIFEPVLAEELGEDWARRFVRIDSDRPLGSASLAQAYRVTLPGGQSAVIKIQRPDIRALVLDDMRMMRRAARLVARALPDLNAVIDIEAALNVIFDAMEAELDFTVEAANMDRARELVARFEHLAVPEVILATRRVMVQSLAPGASIREVDRDSLTEKERVGIGRDLLAFMYRGYFADRFFHADPHPGNIFVAPGEKAHLIDWGMVGRVDRRMSMTMMTVLLSLAHNDGPGLARAWVELGKATPWADIAGFAGDMATLVPKIATASLEDLDFGVTLTSVLKYSTRRGIQTSPVISLLGKSFANIEGSVRYLAPELALTEVFEEELRAILIHLVRESISEIQAARTAMDLMIGNMLAPEQLRGLVRDVANRDFTVRIGGLREKGGRSSLGSARTGNRLPAAVLAVGAGALAWRARRRRAAV encoded by the coding sequence GTGAGCGTCGAGCGCCTGCTCACCGTGGCCGGGGTGTTCGCCGGGCTCGCCCGCGCCGAGGCGGCGAGGGTCGTGCGGGCGCGCAGCCTCCGCTCCGGCGAGTCCCCCGATCGGCCGCGCGCCGTCCGGGAGGCGCTGGAACGGCTGGGCCCGTTCTACGTGAAGGTCGGGCAGATGCTCTCGACGCGGCCCGACATCGTCTCCCCGGCGACCATGGCCGAGTTGGCGAGGCTGCACGACAACGTGTCCGTGGCACCGTTCTCGATCTTCGAGCCGGTGCTCGCCGAGGAGCTGGGCGAGGACTGGGCGCGCAGGTTCGTCCGGATCGACTCCGACCGGCCGCTGGGCTCGGCGTCGCTCGCGCAGGCGTACCGGGTGACGCTGCCCGGCGGTCAGAGCGCCGTCATCAAGATCCAGCGGCCGGACATCCGGGCGCTGGTGCTGGACGACATGCGGATGATGCGTCGGGCGGCCCGGCTCGTCGCCCGGGCCCTGCCCGACCTCAACGCCGTCATCGACATCGAGGCCGCGCTGAACGTCATCTTCGACGCGATGGAGGCCGAGCTGGACTTCACCGTCGAGGCCGCCAACATGGACCGGGCCCGGGAGCTGGTCGCGCGGTTCGAGCACCTCGCGGTGCCGGAGGTGATCCTGGCGACCCGCCGGGTGATGGTGCAGAGCCTGGCGCCGGGCGCGTCCATCCGCGAGGTGGACCGCGACTCGCTCACCGAGAAGGAGCGGGTCGGCATCGGTCGCGACCTGCTGGCGTTCATGTACCGGGGCTACTTCGCCGATCGGTTCTTCCACGCCGACCCCCATCCGGGGAACATCTTCGTCGCGCCCGGGGAGAAGGCGCACCTCATCGACTGGGGGATGGTCGGGCGGGTCGACCGGCGGATGAGCATGACGATGATGACCGTCCTGCTGAGCCTGGCGCACAACGACGGGCCCGGACTGGCCCGCGCCTGGGTCGAGCTGGGCAAGGCCACCCCGTGGGCGGACATCGCCGGCTTCGCCGGGGACATGGCCACCCTGGTGCCGAAGATCGCCACCGCGTCGCTGGAGGATCTGGACTTCGGCGTCACCCTGACCTCGGTGCTCAAGTACTCGACCCGGCGCGGGATCCAGACCAGCCCGGTGATCTCGCTGCTGGGCAAGTCGTTCGCGAACATCGAGGGCTCGGTGCGGTACCTGGCCCCGGAGCTGGCGCTGACGGAGGTGTTCGAGGAGGAGCTGCGGGCGATCCTGATCCACCTCGTCCGGGAGTCGATCTCCGAGATCCAGGCGGCGCGGACCGCGATGGATCTCATGATCGGCAACATGCTGGCCCCCGAGCAGCTCCGGGGGCTGGTCCGGGACGTGGCCAACCGCGACTTCACCGTGCGGATCGGCGGTCTGCGGGAGAAGGGTGGCCGGTCCTCCCTCGGCTCCGCGCGGACCGGGAACCGGCTGCCGGCCGCGGTGCTGGCGGTCGGGGCCGGGGCCTTAGCGTGGCGGGCCCGGCGCAGGAGGGCCGCCGTCTGA
- a CDS encoding polyprenyl synthetase family protein: MDAGEDPQVTALTRRVRQRVDEVLTEFLGARLDATEEAAVRFAFATVRDFVLRGGKRIRPTLCYWGWRGAEAADSPEIIRAAAALEVFHAFCLIHDDIMDDSDLRRGRPTVHRALACEHARSGWRGESRHFGISTAILLGDMCMAWADELLYGSGLGPERLTAARHCYHCMRTEVFHGQYLDLLEEARGPSSVERSMTVVRYKTAKYTVERPLLIGGLLAGGSSALLRAYSAFGLALGEAYQLRDDLLGAFGDPAVTGKPDLDDFRHGKPTALVAHALRHGRPTQRRVIEALYGDPTLDGPGARRLREALHDTGAPRAVEAMIGERRERALTVLAAAPVGPPARQALTDLVAAAVDRAA; encoded by the coding sequence ATGGACGCCGGAGAGGACCCGCAGGTGACGGCGCTGACCCGCCGGGTGCGGCAGCGGGTCGACGAGGTGCTGACGGAGTTCCTCGGGGCGCGGCTCGACGCGACCGAAGAGGCGGCCGTCCGTTTCGCGTTCGCCACGGTGCGGGACTTCGTGCTGCGCGGCGGCAAGCGGATCCGGCCGACGCTGTGCTACTGGGGATGGCGCGGCGCGGAGGCCGCGGACTCGCCGGAGATCATCAGGGCGGCCGCGGCGCTGGAGGTGTTCCACGCCTTCTGCCTCATCCACGACGACATCATGGACGACAGCGACCTGCGCCGCGGCCGCCCCACCGTCCACCGCGCGCTGGCCTGCGAGCACGCCCGCTCGGGCTGGCGCGGCGAGTCGCGGCACTTCGGGATCTCCACCGCGATCCTCCTCGGCGACATGTGCATGGCCTGGGCCGACGAGCTGCTGTACGGCAGCGGGCTGGGGCCCGAACGCCTCACCGCGGCCCGTCACTGCTACCACTGCATGCGCACGGAGGTCTTCCACGGCCAGTACCTCGACCTGCTGGAGGAGGCCCGCGGGCCGTCGTCGGTGGAGCGTTCGATGACGGTGGTGCGCTACAAGACCGCCAAGTACACCGTGGAACGGCCGCTGCTGATCGGCGGTCTTTTGGCGGGCGGATCGTCCGCGCTCCTGCGGGCGTACTCGGCGTTCGGGCTGGCCCTCGGGGAGGCGTACCAGCTCCGCGACGACCTGCTGGGCGCGTTCGGCGACCCCGCCGTCACCGGCAAGCCCGACCTGGACGACTTCCGGCACGGGAAGCCCACCGCGCTGGTCGCCCACGCGCTCCGGCACGGCCGCCCGACCCAGCGCCGGGTGATCGAGGCCCTCTACGGCGATCCGACGCTGGACGGGCCCGGCGCCCGCCGACTGCGGGAGGCCCTGCACGACACCGGGGCGCCGCGGGCGGTCGAGGCGATGATCGGCGAACGGAGGGAGCGGGCGCTGACCGTCCTCGCCGCTGCCCCGGTCGGCCCGCCCGCCCGTCAGGCCCTCACGGACCTGGTCGCCGCGGCCGTCGACCGCGCCGCCTGA
- a CDS encoding ArsR/SmtB family transcription factor, translating into MGHGVDGRAIPPAVLDADTAASVAATLQALATPSRLLILARLRQGPCPVTELADTIGMEQSAVSHQLRLLRNLGLVTGTREGQRIVYGLYDDHVAMLLDEAVYHSEHLRLGLHDPHPDEPAD; encoded by the coding sequence ATGGGCCATGGAGTGGACGGCCGCGCTATCCCGCCCGCCGTCCTGGACGCCGACACCGCCGCCTCGGTCGCGGCCACCCTGCAGGCGTTGGCCACGCCGAGCAGGCTGCTGATCCTGGCCCGGCTGCGGCAGGGCCCCTGCCCCGTCACCGAGCTCGCCGACACGATCGGCATGGAGCAGTCCGCGGTGTCCCACCAGCTACGCCTGCTGCGCAACCTGGGCCTGGTCACCGGCACGCGCGAGGGCCAGCGCATCGTGTACGGGCTGTACGACGACCACGTCGCCATGCTCTTGGACGAGGCGGTCTACCACAGCGAGCACCTGCGCCTCGGCCTGCACGACCCCCACCCCGACGAGCCCGCCGACTGA
- a CDS encoding heavy metal translocating P-type ATPase, translating into MSTTLTERTVGPRIAAVSRRTSAWSLPEVRWAAAATVLFVLGLAARFGGGPAWSSTALFLGCYVTGGWEPALTGLRALKDRTLDVDLLMVVAAVGAAAIGQVLDGGLLIVIFATSGALEAIATRRTADSVRGLLDLAPDTAARLTPGGEERVETATLRVGDVIVVRPGERIGADGRVVDGASDVDQATITGEGLPIAKRVGDRVFAGTVNGTGSLRVRVERSAHESVIARIVAMVEEASATKARTQLFIERIERRYSVAMVAATVALLAVPPLFGADPRAALLRAMTFMIVASPCAVVLATMPPLLAAMANAGRHGVLVKSAVAMEGLGRTTAVAFDKTGTLTEGLPHLAGVRVLPGAVADDAELLTLAAAVEDPSEHPLARAVVDAARRAGLAAERVEDFASVPGRGVGGRVAGRLVEVGSPAHLLTEADGRAAAAVAELEGAGRTAVVVRVDGVPAGVLGVADTLRPGAAATVAAIAVLTGASPVLLTGDNAGAAGDLARRVGITDVRAGLLPEDKVAAVRDMRASGRRVLVVGDGVNDAPALATADTGVAMGRTGSDLALDTADAVIVGDDLAGVPAVVALSRRARRVILANLAIAGAFIAVLTLWDLIGHLPLPLGVLGHEGSTVIVGLNGLRLLRAAAWRRAMTAGNAG; encoded by the coding sequence ATGTCCACCACGTTGACCGAACGCACCGTCGGCCCACGGATCGCGGCCGTGTCGCGCCGTACGAGCGCGTGGTCGCTGCCGGAGGTGAGGTGGGCGGCGGCGGCCACCGTCCTGTTCGTCCTCGGACTGGCGGCCCGATTCGGCGGCGGTCCGGCCTGGTCGTCCACCGCGCTCTTCCTGGGCTGCTACGTCACGGGCGGCTGGGAGCCGGCCCTGACCGGGCTGCGGGCGCTGAAGGACCGGACGCTGGACGTGGACCTGCTCATGGTGGTCGCGGCGGTCGGCGCGGCGGCGATCGGGCAGGTCCTGGACGGCGGGCTGCTGATCGTCATCTTCGCGACCTCCGGCGCGCTGGAGGCGATCGCCACCCGGCGGACCGCCGACTCGGTGCGCGGCCTGCTCGACCTGGCCCCCGACACCGCCGCCCGACTGACGCCGGGGGGCGAGGAGCGGGTGGAGACCGCGACGCTGCGGGTCGGTGACGTGATCGTGGTCCGTCCCGGTGAACGGATCGGCGCGGACGGCCGGGTCGTGGACGGGGCGAGCGACGTCGACCAGGCGACCATCACGGGCGAGGGGCTGCCGATCGCCAAGCGTGTCGGCGACCGGGTGTTCGCCGGGACCGTCAACGGCACCGGATCGCTGCGGGTCCGGGTGGAACGGTCGGCGCACGAGAGCGTGATCGCCCGCATCGTGGCCATGGTCGAGGAGGCGTCGGCGACGAAGGCCCGGACCCAGCTCTTCATCGAGCGGATCGAACGGCGGTACTCCGTCGCGATGGTCGCCGCCACCGTGGCGCTGCTCGCCGTCCCGCCGCTGTTCGGCGCGGACCCCCGGGCCGCCCTGCTGCGTGCGATGACGTTCATGATCGTCGCCTCGCCGTGCGCGGTGGTGCTGGCCACGATGCCGCCGCTGCTGGCCGCGATGGCCAACGCCGGTCGACACGGCGTCCTGGTCAAGTCGGCGGTGGCGATGGAGGGGCTGGGGCGGACCACAGCGGTCGCGTTCGACAAGACCGGCACCCTCACCGAGGGCCTCCCCCACCTCGCCGGCGTCCGCGTCCTGCCCGGGGCGGTGGCGGACGACGCGGAGCTGCTGACGCTGGCGGCGGCGGTGGAGGACCCGTCGGAGCATCCGTTGGCCCGTGCCGTGGTCGACGCCGCCCGCCGCGCCGGTCTCGCCGCCGAGCGCGTCGAGGACTTCGCCTCCGTCCCGGGTCGCGGGGTCGGCGGTCGCGTCGCCGGGCGCCTGGTCGAGGTCGGCAGCCCCGCCCACCTGCTCACCGAGGCGGACGGGCGGGCCGCGGCGGCCGTCGCCGAACTGGAGGGCGCCGGGCGGACCGCCGTGGTGGTCCGTGTCGACGGTGTCCCGGCGGGGGTGCTGGGCGTCGCCGACACCCTCCGCCCCGGCGCCGCCGCGACCGTGGCGGCCATCGCCGTGCTGACCGGGGCCTCGCCCGTTCTGCTCACCGGCGACAACGCGGGGGCCGCCGGAGACCTCGCCCGTCGGGTCGGCATCACCGACGTGCGCGCCGGGCTGCTGCCCGAGGACAAGGTCGCGGCGGTGCGGGACATGCGGGCCTCCGGGAGGCGGGTGCTGGTGGTCGGCGACGGTGTCAACGACGCCCCCGCGCTGGCCACCGCCGACACCGGGGTCGCGATGGGCCGGACCGGTTCGGACCTCGCGCTGGACACGGCGGACGCCGTCATCGTCGGGGACGACCTGGCCGGCGTTCCCGCCGTCGTCGCCCTGTCCCGACGCGCCCGGCGCGTGATCCTCGCCAATCTGGCCATCGCCGGGGCCTTCATCGCCGTGCTGACGCTCTGGGACCTGATCGGGCACCTGCCGCTGCCGCTGGGGGTCCTCGGACACGAGGGCTCCACCGTGATCGTCGGCCTCAACGGGCTGCGCCTGCTGCGCGCCGCCGCCTGGCGCCGCGCGATGACCGCCGGGAACGCCGGCTGA
- a CDS encoding ABC transporter substrate-binding protein yields the protein MPRTPSRLVRRTLALAAACALLAGCGGTADDGPGTGPGAGNAVAASLPPVRPVADADSITDVRGTTIAPARTPERVVCLVALCDDMLTELGMVPTATNSSLLAHPRFLGKDGAKKVPVIPGGFVSPEVEAILSHKPDLVIGLEDTHGKLAPALRGATTFWGVQPTKWEDSVAYLRGLAALTHRGDRAVAAEQRLRDALIRAEKAKSDKTALVVFGSDENFGVATPGIDVAAGLFPRFSDYPWKSRGIEGAYSLEEILAENVDVLFVETISFGAPGERLSEKMAGNALWSQIPAVKNGKVIEVDPEVWAKGRGTRSLGIVLDEATAALR from the coding sequence ATGCCGCGCACCCCGAGCCGCCTCGTGCGGCGCACCCTCGCGCTCGCCGCCGCCTGCGCCCTGCTGGCCGGCTGCGGCGGGACCGCCGACGACGGCCCCGGCACGGGCCCCGGCGCCGGGAACGCGGTCGCCGCGAGCCTGCCGCCCGTCCGGCCGGTCGCCGACGCCGACAGCATCACCGATGTGCGGGGCACGACGATCGCGCCCGCGCGCACCCCCGAACGCGTGGTCTGCCTCGTCGCCCTCTGCGACGACATGCTGACCGAACTCGGCATGGTGCCGACCGCCACCAACTCCTCGCTGCTGGCCCACCCGAGGTTCCTCGGCAAGGACGGGGCGAAGAAGGTCCCCGTCATCCCCGGCGGCTTCGTCAGCCCCGAGGTGGAGGCCATCCTGTCCCACAAGCCGGACCTGGTCATCGGGCTCGAGGACACCCACGGAAAGCTCGCCCCCGCCCTGCGGGGCGCCACCACGTTCTGGGGGGTGCAGCCCACCAAGTGGGAGGACAGCGTCGCCTACCTGCGCGGCCTCGCCGCACTGACCCACCGCGGTGACCGGGCCGTCGCCGCCGAGCAGCGGCTGCGCGACGCGCTGATCCGCGCCGAGAAGGCCAAGAGCGACAAGACGGCGCTGGTGGTGTTCGGCAGCGACGAGAACTTCGGCGTGGCCACCCCGGGCATCGACGTGGCCGCCGGGCTGTTCCCGCGGTTCTCCGACTACCCGTGGAAGAGCCGGGGCATCGAGGGCGCCTACAGCCTCGAGGAGATCTTGGCCGAGAACGTCGACGTGCTCTTCGTCGAGACGATCTCGTTCGGCGCGCCCGGCGAGAGGCTCTCGGAGAAGATGGCCGGCAACGCCCTGTGGTCGCAGATCCCGGCCGTCAAGAACGGCAAGGTGATCGAGGTCGACCCGGAGGTGTGGGCCAAGGGCCGCGGCACCCGGTCCCTCGGCATCGTCCTGGACGAGGCGACGGCCGCCCTGCGATGA
- a CDS encoding FecCD family ABC transporter permease, whose product MTRTALLATGLLAAAALCALCLGTPNIAPSRLTVLAPGGAADGLEAVVVRDVRLPRLLLALVAGACLGAAGLVLQETFRNPLAVPEMLGVSSGAALGVAAPLVLALTLPGWAHPILALAGAALGGATTLLAAGFGRSPSAVLLTGAAVAAALQSALLVLMVMADQLDLQVIFRYLMGSLSGRTWAAWRGVWPWLLATAPLLVLCAPMLAVLRLGDEDATALGLRVRHARLGALAVAVLLIAPVVAVCGPIAWVGFLAPHLARRLRPDADVVRWLPWTVVWGAVITVWADQAARLALKPVETPVGAWTALVGVPLGVALLRGLRTEPKGGPR is encoded by the coding sequence ATGACGCGGACGGCACTCCTGGCGACCGGGCTGCTGGCCGCCGCGGCGCTGTGCGCGCTCTGCCTCGGCACGCCGAACATCGCGCCGTCGCGGCTGACCGTCCTGGCGCCGGGCGGTGCGGCGGACGGGCTGGAGGCGGTGGTGGTCAGGGACGTCCGGCTGCCCCGGCTGCTGCTGGCCCTGGTCGCCGGGGCCTGCCTCGGAGCCGCTGGCCTCGTCCTCCAGGAGACGTTCCGCAACCCGTTGGCCGTGCCGGAGATGCTGGGCGTCTCCTCGGGGGCGGCACTGGGCGTCGCCGCTCCACTGGTGCTCGCGCTCACCCTGCCGGGCTGGGCCCACCCGATCCTGGCCCTGGCGGGAGCCGCGCTGGGCGGGGCGACGACACTGCTCGCCGCCGGATTCGGCCGCAGCCCGTCGGCGGTGCTGCTGACCGGGGCCGCGGTGGCGGCGGCGCTCCAGTCCGCGCTGCTGGTGCTGATGGTGATGGCCGACCAGCTCGACCTTCAGGTGATCTTCCGGTACCTGATGGGCAGCCTCTCCGGCCGTACCTGGGCGGCCTGGCGGGGTGTCTGGCCGTGGCTGCTCGCCACCGCGCCGCTGCTGGTGCTGTGCGCGCCGATGCTGGCGGTGCTCCGGCTCGGCGACGAGGACGCCACCGCCCTCGGGCTGCGGGTGCGGCACGCCCGGCTGGGGGCGCTGGCCGTCGCCGTGCTGCTCATCGCCCCCGTGGTCGCCGTCTGCGGCCCGATCGCGTGGGTCGGGTTCCTCGCCCCGCACCTGGCGCGTCGGCTGCGTCCGGACGCCGACGTGGTGCGGTGGCTGCCGTGGACCGTGGTGTGGGGCGCGGTCATCACCGTCTGGGCCGACCAGGCCGCGCGGCTCGCCCTCAAGCCGGTGGAGACGCCGGTCGGGGCCTGGACCGCGCTGGTCGGCGTCCCCTTGGGGGTGGCGCTGCTGCGCGGTCTCCGTACCGAGCCGAAGGGCGGTCCCCGATGA
- a CDS encoding FecCD family ABC transporter permease: MTLAERATSTSPFRASSTRRRPVLALGALLLAVPLAAVLDLVAGRALSIGETWQALTGGAVDPIAHHLVWRVRLPRVLVALGAGAGLGLAGLILQAALRNPLAAPEVTGVTPGAVLGAVAATGVGLADAASPATVVIAALAGGLGGVGVLWLLTGRARSDPAETAVYGVLVSAALGGLTAVTLLAVPGQLGSVVQWMVGTTEARTWEHWALLWPWTLGWAAVAWLTAGPLMLLRCGDQVAEAAGLVPARARGLVLLCAVALTAGAVAAVGALGFVGLVVPHAALALCGGDLRVALPGAALAGAVAVCGADAVAQLLSRAVTGWGAEHLSIPVGAVTTCVGAAVLLFVARRHAVEP, encoded by the coding sequence ATGACCCTCGCCGAACGCGCGACGTCCACGAGTCCGTTCCGGGCGTCCTCGACGCGGCGGCGGCCGGTGCTCGCCCTCGGCGCGCTGCTGCTCGCCGTGCCGTTGGCGGCCGTGCTGGACCTGGTCGCGGGACGGGCCCTGTCGATCGGCGAGACGTGGCAGGCCCTCACGGGCGGCGCGGTCGATCCGATCGCCCACCATCTGGTCTGGCGGGTCCGGCTGCCCAGGGTGCTGGTAGCGCTCGGCGCCGGGGCCGGTCTCGGGCTCGCGGGGCTGATCCTGCAGGCGGCGCTGCGCAATCCGCTGGCGGCGCCCGAGGTCACCGGGGTCACGCCCGGCGCGGTGCTCGGGGCGGTCGCCGCCACCGGGGTGGGCCTCGCCGACGCGGCGTCACCGGCCACCGTCGTGATCGCCGCGCTCGCCGGCGGCCTCGGCGGCGTGGGTGTGCTGTGGCTGCTGACCGGCCGGGCGCGCTCGGACCCGGCCGAGACGGCGGTGTACGGCGTGCTGGTCTCCGCGGCGCTCGGCGGTCTGACGGCGGTGACCCTACTCGCCGTTCCGGGGCAGCTCGGCAGTGTCGTTCAGTGGATGGTCGGCACCACCGAGGCGCGCACGTGGGAGCACTGGGCGCTGCTGTGGCCGTGGACGCTGGGCTGGGCCGCCGTCGCCTGGCTGACCGCCGGTCCGCTCATGCTGCTGCGCTGCGGCGATCAGGTGGCGGAGGCGGCGGGGCTGGTCCCGGCGCGGGCGCGCGGTCTGGTGCTGCTCTGCGCCGTGGCGTTGACCGCCGGCGCGGTGGCCGCGGTGGGAGCGCTCGGGTTCGTCGGGCTCGTCGTGCCCCATGCCGCGCTGGCCCTGTGCGGAGGCGACCTGCGGGTCGCGCTGCCGGGGGCGGCGCTCGCCGGCGCGGTCGCGGTGTGCGGCGCGGACGCCGTGGCCCAGCTCCTGTCGCGGGCGGTCACCGGCTGGGGGGCCGAGCATCTCAGCATCCCCGTCGGCGCCGTCACCACCTGCGTGGGCGCGGCCGTGCTGTTGTTCGTGGCCCGTCGGCATGCCGTCGAGCCGTGA
- a CDS encoding ABC transporter ATP-binding protein — MSEPTEAALDVDRVSFGYPARRVLDEVSLRVRPGEFVALVGLNGCGKSTLLRLVAGVLRPASGRVWVGGTDMARVSRRDAAREVALLHQSAPAVPGLTVRQMVRQGRYATRGPLGMLRVGDDAVTVRAMRDVGVEQWADRPVEALSGGERQRVRLALALAQDTPVLLLDEPTTYLDLRHQLEVLQLVARLRDERGLTVLTVLHDIGLAARFAERLVALRDGRVAADGPPDRVVTPDLLRDVLGVEGRVGRDPEHGWPICFPDRPSPVDMTAGDRPALLDPGATAR; from the coding sequence GTGTCCGAGCCGACCGAGGCCGCGTTGGACGTCGACCGGGTGAGCTTCGGCTATCCCGCCCGGAGAGTGCTCGACGAGGTGAGCCTGCGGGTCCGTCCGGGCGAGTTCGTCGCCCTGGTCGGGCTGAACGGGTGCGGCAAGAGCACCCTGCTGCGCCTCGTGGCCGGGGTGCTGCGCCCGGCGTCGGGACGGGTGTGGGTGGGCGGCACCGACATGGCCCGGGTCTCCCGCCGCGACGCCGCCCGCGAGGTCGCCCTGCTGCACCAGTCGGCCCCGGCCGTGCCCGGATTGACGGTGCGCCAGATGGTCCGGCAGGGCCGCTATGCCACGCGGGGTCCGCTGGGCATGCTCCGCGTCGGCGACGACGCGGTGACCGTGCGGGCGATGCGGGACGTCGGTGTGGAGCAGTGGGCGGACCGCCCGGTGGAGGCGTTGTCGGGCGGTGAACGGCAGCGGGTCCGCCTCGCCCTGGCCCTCGCCCAGGACACCCCCGTCCTGCTGCTCGACGAGCCGACCACCTATCTGGACCTGCGGCACCAACTGGAGGTGCTGCAACTGGTGGCGCGGCTCCGCGACGAGCGGGGGCTCACCGTGCTGACGGTGCTGCACGACATCGGTCTGGCCGCCCGTTTCGCCGAACGCCTGGTGGCGCTGCGGGACGGACGCGTCGCGGCGGACGGGCCGCCTGACCGGGTCGTCACGCCCGACCTGCTGCGGGACGTGCTCGGCGTCGAGGGCCGGGTCGGGCGGGATCCCGAGCACGGGTGGCCGATCTGCTTTCCCGACCGGCCCTCCCCCGTCGACATGACCGCGGGCGACCGCCCGGCCCTTCTCGATCCCGGAGCGACCGCACGATGA
- a CDS encoding ABC transporter ATP-binding protein/permease: MMLHPELVRAARTAPAPLLRATALLAAVTSAHAVQAVLLAVALADIARDRTDRLPALLGAVAGVLLLRAFLTWWQRLAAADAGALIRTTLRDELLVRLGGLGPAHGDAARTGALRATVVDGVEGVNTYLSRYLPQLAVVCLLTPVLLVCVAVVHAGAAVVLAAAVTLALLVPRLWDRALAARGREHWDGYEDLAADYLEALQQMSALRATGAVRRKREALEDRSRRLHRATVAKLRVSLVDTALTDLAVQAGTLGAVLLACASAATGRSTGAEPYLLLMLASECFRPLRDLSREWHAGYVGVSAADGIRTLRTARPAVPDTGTRAPSWSSPPAVSFTGVRFGHPGADRPALDGVDFECPAGRTTALVGPSGAGKSTLLELLQRHHDPDAGAVLIDGVDVRELSLSALRRSVAVVSQDVYLFAAPIADNLRLADPDATDGRLVAACRDAGIHDEIVALPDGYATVLGERGATLSGGQRQRLALARALLCDTPVLVLDEATSAVDERREHQITEALRRVARGRTCLIVAHRLAAVRHADRIVVLDGGRVDAVGDHRALVGAGGTYAALATADLSPRGAR; the protein is encoded by the coding sequence ATGATGCTTCACCCCGAGTTGGTGCGCGCGGCCCGTACCGCACCCGCGCCGTTGCTGCGCGCCACCGCGTTGCTCGCCGCGGTCACCTCCGCCCACGCCGTCCAGGCCGTGCTGCTGGCGGTCGCGCTGGCCGACATCGCCCGTGACCGCACCGACCGGCTGCCCGCCCTGCTGGGCGCGGTGGCCGGGGTGCTGCTCCTGCGCGCGTTCCTCACCTGGTGGCAGCGGCTCGCCGCCGCCGACGCCGGGGCGCTGATCCGGACGACCCTGCGCGACGAGTTGCTCGTCCGGCTCGGCGGACTCGGCCCCGCACACGGCGACGCCGCACGGACGGGGGCGCTGCGGGCGACCGTCGTCGACGGCGTCGAGGGCGTCAACACCTACCTGTCGCGCTACCTGCCGCAGTTGGCCGTGGTGTGCCTGCTCACGCCCGTGCTCCTGGTGTGCGTCGCCGTCGTTCACGCGGGGGCGGCGGTCGTCCTGGCCGCCGCCGTCACGCTGGCGCTGCTGGTCCCGCGGCTGTGGGACCGGGCGCTCGCGGCGCGCGGCAGGGAGCACTGGGACGGCTACGAAGATCTGGCGGCCGACTATCTGGAGGCGCTCCAGCAGATGTCCGCTCTGCGCGCGACCGGAGCCGTCCGACGCAAACGCGAGGCGCTGGAGGACCGGTCGCGCCGGCTGCATCGGGCCACCGTCGCCAAACTGCGGGTCTCCCTGGTCGACACCGCGCTGACGGACCTTGCCGTCCAGGCGGGCACCCTCGGCGCGGTCCTGCTGGCCTGCGCGTCCGCCGCGACCGGCCGCTCGACCGGCGCCGAGCCCTACCTGTTGTTGATGCTGGCCTCCGAGTGCTTCCGGCCGCTGCGCGACCTGTCCAGGGAATGGCACGCCGGGTACGTGGGCGTCTCCGCCGCCGACGGCATCAGGACGCTGCGCACCGCCCGGCCCGCCGTTCCCGACACCGGCACGCGAGCGCCCTCGTGGTCGTCGCCGCCGGCCGTGTCGTTCACCGGCGTCCGGTTCGGCCACCCGGGCGCCGACCGTCCCGCCCTCGACGGCGTCGACTTCGAGTGTCCGGCGGGCCGCACCACCGCCCTGGTGGGCCCGTCGGGGGCGGGCAAGTCCACGCTGTTGGAGCTGCTGCAGCGCCATCACGACCCCGACGCCGGAGCCGTACTGATCGACGGCGTCGACGTCCGGGAGCTGTCGCTGAGCGCGCTGCGCCGTTCCGTCGCCGTGGTGTCCCAGGACGTCTACCTGTTCGCCGCGCCCATCGCCGACAATCTGCGGCTGGCCGATCCCGACGCCACCGACGGGCGACTCGTCGCCGCCTGCCGCGACGCGGGGATCCACGACGAGATCGTCGCGCTCCCCGACGGGTACGCGACCGTCCTGGGCGAACGGGGCGCCACCCTGTCGGGGGGCCAGCGGCAACGCCTCGCCCTCGCTCGCGCGCTGCTCTGCGACACGCCCGTCCTCGTGCTGGACGAGGCCACCAGCGCGGTGGACGAGCGACGCGAGCACCAGATCACCGAGGCGCTGCGCCGCGTCGCCCGGGGCCGGACCTGTCTGATCGTCGCCCACCGGCTGGCCGCCGTTCGGCACGCCGACCGGATCGTGGTCCTGGACGGCGGCCGCGTCGACGCCGTCGGCGACCACCGGGCCCTGGTCGGCGCGGGCGGCACCTACGCCGCGCTGGCCACGGCCGACCTGAGCCCCCGAGGAGCCCGATGA